A window from Herbaspirillum sp. meg3 encodes these proteins:
- the hppD gene encoding 4-hydroxyphenylpyruvate dioxygenase, producing MGHATQITSTRSSTDLFDNPMGTDGFEFVEYAALDPMPIAAVLESMGFSAVARHRSKNVTLYRQGQINFILNAEPDSNATEFAKVHGLSVNAMAFRVKDAAAVYKRALEMGAEGVPAKLGPMELNIPAIKGIGGSLLYLVDRYGDRGSIYDIDFEFFPNVERHPVGVGLTYIDHLTHNVVRGAMDKWSSFYERLFNFREIKYFDIEGKMTGLKSRAMTSPCGKIRIPINESADDKSQIEEFIKQYNGEGIQHIALGTDDIYQTVRTLYQRKVPLQDTINTYYDLVERRIPGHKEDLAALRELKILIDGAPTEGQGLLLQIFTQTLIGPIFFEIIQRKGNDGFGEGNFKALFESIELDQIRRGVI from the coding sequence ATGGGCCACGCCACGCAGATTACTTCCACCCGCAGCAGCACCGACCTGTTCGACAACCCCATGGGCACCGACGGCTTTGAGTTCGTCGAATACGCCGCACTGGACCCCATGCCGATCGCCGCCGTGCTGGAATCGATGGGATTCTCCGCCGTGGCGCGTCACCGTTCCAAGAACGTCACGCTGTACCGCCAAGGCCAGATCAACTTCATCCTGAATGCAGAGCCGGACAGCAACGCTACTGAATTCGCCAAGGTGCACGGTCTCTCGGTCAATGCCATGGCCTTTCGCGTCAAGGATGCGGCTGCGGTCTACAAGCGCGCGCTGGAAATGGGCGCCGAAGGCGTACCGGCCAAGCTCGGCCCGATGGAACTGAACATCCCTGCCATCAAGGGCATCGGTGGATCGCTGCTGTATCTGGTGGATCGCTATGGCGACCGCGGTTCGATCTACGATATCGATTTTGAGTTCTTCCCCAACGTCGAACGCCATCCGGTTGGCGTCGGCCTGACCTACATCGATCATTTGACGCACAACGTGGTGCGCGGCGCGATGGATAAATGGTCATCCTTTTACGAGCGCCTGTTCAACTTCCGTGAGATCAAGTATTTCGATATCGAAGGCAAGATGACCGGCCTGAAATCGCGCGCCATGACCAGCCCTTGCGGCAAGATCCGTATCCCGATCAACGAGAGCGCCGACGACAAGTCGCAGATCGAAGAATTCATCAAGCAGTACAACGGTGAAGGCATCCAGCACATCGCGCTGGGCACAGACGATATCTATCAGACCGTACGCACGCTGTATCAGCGCAAGGTACCGCTGCAAGACACCATCAACACCTACTACGATCTGGTGGAACGCCGCATCCCCGGCCACAAGGAAGACCTGGCGGCGCTGCGCGAGCTGAAGATACTGATCGATGGCGCACCGACCGAAGGCCAGGGTCTGTTGCTGCAGATCTTTACGCAGACACTGATCGGGCCGATCTTCTTTGAAATCATTCAACGCAAAGGCAATGATGGTTTTGGTGAAGGCAATTTCAAGGCATTGTTCGAATCGATTGAGCTGGATCAGATCCGCCGCGGAGTCATCTAA
- the livG gene encoding high-affinity branched-chain amino acid ABC transporter ATP-binding protein LivG, which translates to MKPVMTTNSTLLQVSDLSMRFGGLLAVDGVSLSVMDKEVFAIIGPNGAGKTTVFNCISGFYQPTTGDISLGGASIARKPSHVVAQQGLVRTFQNIRLFKTLTVVENLLVAQHNQLNNNLVSGLLKLPGYRRAEKEALDRAAYWLDQLGLTALANREAGTLSYGLQRRVEIARCMITKPRLLLLDEPAAGLNPQEKQELQQLIDKLRREHGVAVLLIEHDMSLIMGISDRILVMEHGKPIVIGTPDQVRNDERVIKAYLGEE; encoded by the coding sequence ATGAAACCCGTGATGACCACTAACTCTACTTTGCTGCAGGTCTCGGATCTGTCGATGCGCTTCGGCGGTTTGCTGGCGGTCGACGGCGTGTCGCTGTCGGTGATGGACAAGGAAGTCTTTGCCATCATCGGCCCCAACGGCGCCGGCAAGACCACCGTCTTCAACTGTATCAGCGGCTTTTACCAGCCGACCACCGGAGACATCAGCCTGGGCGGTGCGTCGATTGCGCGCAAACCAAGCCACGTCGTGGCCCAACAAGGTCTGGTACGCACTTTCCAGAACATCCGTTTGTTCAAGACCCTGACCGTGGTGGAAAACCTGCTGGTGGCCCAACACAATCAGCTCAATAACAATCTGGTGTCGGGATTGCTCAAGTTGCCCGGCTATCGTCGCGCCGAGAAGGAAGCGCTGGATCGCGCCGCCTACTGGCTGGACCAGTTGGGCCTGACTGCGCTGGCCAATCGTGAGGCCGGCACCTTGTCCTACGGCCTGCAGCGTCGCGTTGAAATCGCACGCTGCATGATCACCAAGCCGCGTCTGCTGTTGCTGGACGAGCCCGCCGCCGGCCTCAATCCGCAAGAGAAGCAAGAGCTGCAACAGCTCATCGACAAGCTGCGCCGCGAACACGGCGTCGCCGTCTTGCTGATCGAACATGACATGAGCCTGATCATGGGCATCTCCGATCGCATTCTGGTGATGGAACACGGCAAGCCGATCGTCATCGGCACACCGGACCAGGTGCGCAACGACGAGCGTGTGATCAAAGCTTACCTGGGAGAAGAATGA
- a CDS encoding MetQ/NlpA family ABC transporter substrate-binding protein, which translates to MRRWSISVLLTILALSGSAVSAQDKTKIKVGVSVGNSEQTFEVVKRVAARDGLDIQIITFSDYLQPNEALAAGDLDANAFQHKPFLDSQIKTRGYKLVPVGLTITAPLGIYSKKYKSIDQLPQGASIGIQNDPSNGNRALLLLQKAGLIKLKPGVGENGTNATPLDVIENPKKLKLVELDAAQLPRSLDDLAAASINNDYAFKAGLSLQRDTIAVEDAKGRYANLIVTRVEDKDKPWAKKLVKAYQSDEVRKFIEAEFKGSLVPAF; encoded by the coding sequence ATGCGTCGCTGGTCAATTTCAGTACTGCTAACCATCCTTGCTCTGAGCGGCAGTGCCGTTTCAGCACAAGATAAAACCAAGATCAAAGTGGGAGTTTCGGTCGGCAACTCCGAACAGACATTTGAAGTCGTGAAACGCGTTGCCGCCCGCGACGGCCTCGACATCCAGATCATCACCTTCAGCGACTACCTTCAACCGAATGAAGCACTTGCGGCCGGCGACCTTGACGCCAATGCGTTTCAGCACAAACCTTTCCTCGATAGCCAGATCAAGACGCGCGGTTACAAACTGGTGCCGGTCGGCCTGACGATCACCGCACCACTCGGCATCTATTCAAAGAAATACAAGTCAATTGACCAATTGCCGCAAGGCGCCAGCATCGGTATTCAGAACGATCCGTCCAACGGCAATCGCGCCCTGTTGCTGCTGCAAAAGGCAGGCCTGATCAAACTCAAACCTGGTGTCGGCGAAAACGGTACCAATGCCACGCCGCTGGATGTGATCGAGAATCCAAAGAAGCTGAAACTCGTGGAACTGGATGCGGCGCAGCTGCCGCGTTCGCTTGATGACCTGGCGGCTGCATCGATCAATAACGATTACGCTTTCAAGGCTGGTCTCTCCCTGCAACGAGACACCATCGCCGTTGAAGACGCCAAAGGCCGTTATGCCAATCTGATCGTGACGCGCGTGGAAGACAAGGACAAGCCTTGGGCAAAAAAACTGGTGAAGGCATACCAGTCTGACGAAGTACGCAAATTCATTGAGGCTGAGTTCAAGGGATCATTGGTGCCGGCATTCTGA
- the livH gene encoding high-affinity branched-chain amino acid ABC transporter permease LivH — MNELLPQLTQQLVNGLSLGAIYALIAIGYTMVYGIIGMINFAHGEIYMIGSYVGLVTLTAIGVQAGYPLPLLLGAALIVSVVVTGLYGWTVERVAYRPLRGGPRLVPLISAIGMSIFLQNYVQIGQGSRDMSVPVLISGALEFQMGSDFTVTIPYSRMIIVGVTLLLMVGLTLFIARSRMGRACRACAEDMGMANLLGIDTNRVISFTFVLGAMLAAVGGVLIALTIGKLNPYIGFIAGIKAFTAAVLGGIGSIPGAMLGGVLLGLAETFAAGYLPAEYKDVVSFALLVLILLFRPTGLLGKPDVEKV, encoded by the coding sequence ATGAATGAACTGCTCCCACAACTAACCCAGCAGCTCGTCAACGGGCTGAGTCTGGGTGCGATCTATGCATTGATCGCCATCGGCTACACCATGGTCTACGGGATCATCGGCATGATCAATTTTGCTCATGGCGAAATTTACATGATCGGTTCCTACGTCGGGCTGGTGACGCTTACCGCCATCGGCGTGCAGGCCGGTTACCCGTTGCCCTTGCTGCTCGGCGCAGCCTTGATCGTCTCCGTCGTCGTCACCGGCTTGTACGGCTGGACCGTTGAACGTGTCGCTTATCGTCCGCTGCGCGGTGGGCCGCGCCTGGTGCCGCTGATCTCGGCCATCGGCATGTCGATCTTCCTGCAGAACTATGTACAGATCGGCCAGGGCTCGCGCGACATGTCGGTTCCTGTCCTGATTTCCGGCGCGCTGGAATTCCAGATGGGCAGCGACTTTACCGTCACCATTCCTTATTCGCGCATGATCATCGTCGGCGTGACGTTGCTGTTGATGGTCGGTCTGACGCTGTTCATTGCGCGCTCGCGCATGGGCCGCGCCTGCCGCGCATGTGCGGAAGACATGGGCATGGCCAATCTGCTCGGCATTGACACCAACCGCGTGATTTCCTTCACCTTCGTGCTGGGCGCGATGCTGGCGGCAGTCGGTGGCGTGTTGATCGCACTGACCATCGGCAAGCTCAATCCTTACATCGGTTTCATCGCCGGCATCAAAGCGTTCACCGCCGCTGTGCTGGGTGGTATCGGCAGTATTCCCGGCGCGATGCTGGGCGGTGTGCTGCTGGGTCTGGCCGAGACATTCGCTGCGGGTTATCTGCCGGCGGAATACAAGGATGTGGTGTCCTTCGCCTTGCTGGTCTTGATCCTATTGTTCCGTCCCACTGGTTTGCTGGGCAAGCCGGACGTGGAGAAAGTCTGA
- a CDS encoding phosphodiester glycosidase family protein translates to MLWFLRKIINVAGSLVLALTAGFALYNYLTPTAHAAELRQYRYNQISITTCQIDLQQDNLRMYWKDPAGTIFGTFANLRAWLRPQGKDLICATNAGIYDKEHKPLGLYIENGVTLRKLNTRQNAYGNFYLQPNGVFIVEEKQARIVDTASVDSDRPRWLSQALYATQSGPIMLRNGEINTAFDPGSINLFVRNAVCIDPSKKVVLAMARNPITFHDFAQFLRDKLQCVDALYLDGNISRIYPSLEADIGPSFGAIIGVEKTVTQK, encoded by the coding sequence ATGCTTTGGTTTCTTCGCAAAATCATCAATGTCGCCGGTTCGCTCGTCCTTGCACTGACAGCAGGCTTCGCACTCTACAATTACCTGACGCCGACGGCCCATGCCGCGGAGTTGCGGCAGTACCGATACAACCAGATCAGCATCACGACCTGCCAGATTGATCTGCAACAAGACAACTTGCGTATGTATTGGAAGGACCCGGCCGGGACTATCTTCGGTACCTTTGCCAATCTGCGCGCATGGCTGCGTCCGCAAGGCAAGGATCTGATCTGCGCCACCAACGCCGGCATCTACGACAAAGAACATAAACCGCTCGGCCTCTATATTGAAAACGGCGTCACGCTACGCAAGCTCAACACGCGCCAGAACGCCTACGGCAACTTTTACCTGCAGCCGAACGGCGTCTTTATCGTGGAAGAAAAGCAGGCCCGGATTGTCGATACCGCCAGCGTTGACAGCGACCGACCGCGCTGGTTGTCGCAAGCCCTGTACGCCACGCAATCGGGGCCGATCATGCTGCGCAACGGCGAGATCAATACGGCCTTCGATCCCGGCTCCATCAATCTGTTCGTGCGCAATGCGGTCTGCATCGATCCGTCAAAGAAGGTCGTGCTGGCGATGGCAAGAAATCCCATCACCTTCCACGACTTCGCTCAGTTTCTGCGCGATAAATTGCAATGCGTCGATGCGCTCTACCTCGACGGCAACATCTCGCGCATTTATCCCTCGCTGGAAGCAGACATCGGCCCCTCCTTCGGCGCCATCATCGGTGTGGAAAAGACGGTCACGCAAAAATAG
- the ada gene encoding bifunctional DNA-binding transcriptional regulator/O6-methylguanine-DNA methyltransferase Ada, translating to MLGMNTRKSTSPAPVPVSKLAGSLDDQRWQAVTQRDKAADGSFYYAVRTTGVYCRPSCPSRQARRENVAFYDTGAQAEQAGFRACKRCKPNEAALAERQAQAIAAVCRAIEQAEELPSLDDLAQIAGMSRFHFHRIFKEKTGVTPKAYAAAHRAQRLRQGLAQSDTVTNAMYDAGFNSSGRFYAESTGRLGMTPSAYRSGGSGAQIRFAVAQCWLGAILVATTAKGVCAITLGDDPDQLVRDLQDQFPQAELIGGDAEFEKLIAKVIGFIESPQGDLNLPLDVRGTAFQQRVWQALREIPAGARVTYSDIAQRIGKPSAVRAVASACASNAIAVLIPCHRVVRMDGSLSGYRWGVERKKALLEKEGDGLS from the coding sequence ATGCTTGGTATGAATACCCGCAAGTCCACTTCTCCTGCTCCTGTTCCTGTTTCTAAGCTCGCCGGCAGCCTTGACGATCAGCGCTGGCAGGCCGTTACGCAACGCGACAAAGCCGCCGACGGCAGTTTTTACTATGCCGTGCGCACCACCGGCGTGTATTGCCGGCCGTCGTGTCCTTCGCGCCAGGCGCGCCGCGAAAACGTTGCCTTCTACGATACCGGCGCACAGGCAGAACAAGCCGGCTTTCGCGCCTGTAAACGTTGCAAGCCGAACGAAGCCGCACTGGCTGAGCGTCAGGCGCAGGCCATCGCCGCAGTCTGTCGCGCTATCGAGCAAGCGGAGGAGTTACCTTCGCTGGATGATCTGGCACAGATCGCGGGCATGAGCCGCTTTCACTTTCATCGCATCTTCAAAGAAAAGACCGGTGTCACGCCCAAGGCTTACGCAGCAGCGCACCGGGCGCAGCGTTTGCGGCAGGGCTTGGCGCAAAGCGACACGGTCACCAATGCCATGTATGACGCCGGTTTCAACTCCAGTGGACGCTTTTATGCAGAATCCACCGGTCGGCTCGGCATGACGCCGAGCGCCTATCGTAGCGGCGGCAGCGGCGCGCAGATTCGTTTTGCGGTGGCGCAGTGCTGGCTGGGTGCGATTTTAGTGGCGACCACGGCCAAGGGCGTTTGTGCGATTACGCTGGGGGATGATCCGGATCAATTGGTACGCGATCTGCAGGATCAATTTCCTCAGGCTGAGCTGATCGGCGGCGATGCCGAATTCGAAAAGCTGATCGCCAAAGTGATCGGCTTCATCGAGTCCCCGCAAGGCGATCTCAACCTGCCGCTCGATGTACGCGGCACGGCTTTCCAGCAGCGCGTATGGCAAGCCTTGCGGGAGATCCCGGCCGGCGCGCGCGTGACGTATTCCGACATTGCCCAGCGCATCGGCAAACCATCAGCCGTACGCGCCGTCGCCAGCGCCTGCGCGTCGAATGCGATTGCCGTGCTAATCCCGTGTCATCGCGTGGTGCGCATGGATGGTTCGCTGTCGGGTTACCGCTGGGGTGTCGAGCGCAAGAAGGCTCTGCTGGAAAAAGAAGGAGACGGTCTGTCATGA
- a CDS encoding high-affinity branched-chain amino acid ABC transporter permease LivM, whose product MPIPFKNAVAAAILTAILTTPLLGLQLQLEGYRVVLQAHWTPVLIAVLAVFVFQLIKPALTRSTKGVRLPALPKLQPRQQKYALLILFAIAVVWPFFGSRGNVDVVTLALIYVILGLGLNIVVGFAGLLDLGYVGFYAVGGYTYALLNQYFGFTFWECLPIAAGMSALFGFILGFPVLRLRGDYLAIVTLGFGEIIRLLLNNLTSLTGGPDGVSGIPKPSVFGIEMARSASVEGGTTFHEMLGLTYQGGHMVIYLYFVALLLVLFTYFVTSRLIRMPMGRAWEALRDDEIACRSLGINPTKIKLSAFTLGAAFAGLAGSFFAARQGLVNPESFTFIESALILAIVVLGGMGSQLGVILAAILLTILPEVARSFAEYRMLIFGLVMVLMMMWRPQGLLPATRPHVELPK is encoded by the coding sequence ATGCCTATCCCATTTAAAAACGCCGTGGCGGCGGCAATCCTGACCGCCATTCTGACGACGCCGCTGCTCGGTCTGCAATTGCAGCTCGAAGGCTATCGTGTGGTCTTGCAGGCGCATTGGACGCCGGTATTGATCGCGGTGCTGGCGGTGTTCGTGTTCCAGCTGATCAAGCCGGCACTGACGCGCAGCACCAAGGGCGTACGTCTGCCTGCGTTGCCGAAGCTGCAGCCGCGTCAACAGAAGTACGCCTTGCTGATCCTGTTTGCGATTGCCGTGGTGTGGCCGTTCTTCGGTTCACGCGGCAACGTTGACGTGGTGACGCTGGCCCTGATTTACGTGATCCTCGGCCTCGGCCTGAACATCGTGGTCGGCTTCGCCGGTCTGCTGGATCTGGGCTATGTCGGTTTCTATGCGGTCGGTGGTTACACCTATGCCTTGCTGAACCAGTACTTCGGTTTCACCTTCTGGGAGTGCCTGCCGATTGCCGCCGGTATGTCGGCCTTGTTCGGCTTCATCCTCGGTTTCCCCGTGCTGCGGTTGCGTGGCGATTATCTGGCGATCGTGACTCTGGGCTTTGGTGAAATCATTCGCTTGCTGCTCAACAATCTGACCTCGTTGACCGGCGGTCCGGATGGCGTATCGGGTATTCCAAAACCAAGCGTGTTCGGCATCGAAATGGCGCGTAGCGCCAGCGTCGAAGGCGGCACGACTTTCCATGAAATGCTCGGCCTGACGTATCAGGGCGGTCACATGGTGATCTACCTGTATTTCGTCGCCTTGCTGCTGGTGCTGTTCACGTACTTCGTGACCAGCCGCCTGATCCGCATGCCGATGGGACGCGCCTGGGAAGCGTTGCGCGATGATGAAATCGCCTGCCGTTCGCTGGGTATCAATCCGACCAAGATCAAGCTGTCGGCGTTCACGCTGGGTGCTGCATTCGCCGGTCTGGCAGGCAGCTTCTTCGCGGCGCGCCAGGGGCTGGTAAATCCGGAATCCTTTACCTTCATTGAATCGGCATTGATCCTGGCGATCGTCGTGCTGGGCGGCATGGGCTCGCAACTGGGTGTGATTCTGGCGGCGATCCTGCTGACGATTCTCCCGGAAGTGGCACGTAGCTTTGCGGAATATCGCATGTTGATTTTTGGTCTGGTGATGGTGTTGATGATGATGTGGCGTCCGCAGGGCTTGTTGCCGGCAACGCGTCCTCACGTGGAGCTGCCAAAATGA
- a CDS encoding ABC transporter ATP-binding protein: protein MLQFEQVHTHYGAIEALHGVSLNVQQGEIVTLIGANGAGKTTLLMTLCGKPRASSGKIVFEGQDITQRATHEIMRMGMAISPEGRRVFPSLTVLENLKMGAFFATNEQIEEGVQYVFGLFPRLKERTNQRAGTMSGGEQQMLAIGRALMSKPRLLLLDEPTLGLAPLVIAQIFDIIRTIRDNGVTVFLVEQNANKALGVADRGYVLENGHVVLADTGANLLANDAVRKAYLGHA, encoded by the coding sequence ATGTTGCAGTTTGAACAGGTACATACCCATTACGGCGCCATCGAAGCGCTGCATGGCGTATCGCTGAATGTGCAGCAGGGCGAGATCGTCACGCTGATCGGCGCCAACGGCGCAGGCAAGACCACCTTGCTGATGACTTTGTGCGGCAAGCCGCGTGCATCGAGCGGCAAGATCGTCTTTGAAGGCCAGGACATCACCCAGCGTGCGACGCATGAAATCATGCGCATGGGCATGGCGATTTCGCCGGAAGGCCGGCGCGTTTTCCCAAGCCTGACCGTGCTGGAAAATCTCAAGATGGGCGCGTTCTTTGCCACGAATGAGCAAATCGAAGAGGGTGTGCAATACGTCTTCGGTTTGTTCCCTCGTCTGAAGGAGCGCACCAACCAGCGCGCCGGCACCATGTCCGGCGGCGAGCAGCAGATGCTGGCGATTGGCCGTGCGCTGATGAGCAAGCCGCGTTTGCTGTTGCTGGATGAGCCGACGCTGGGTCTGGCGCCGCTGGTGATTGCGCAGATTTTCGACATCATCCGCACCATCCGCGATAACGGTGTAACGGTGTTCCTCGTCGAGCAAAACGCCAATAAGGCGCTCGGTGTGGCCGACCGCGGCTACGTGCTGGAAAACGGGCATGTGGTACTGGCCGACACCGGCGCCAACCTGCTTGCCAATGATGCCGTCCGCAAGGCGTATCTGGGCCATGCGTAA
- a CDS encoding FMN-binding negative transcriptional regulator, translating into MYLPSHFAESDRQVLHRLMQDYPLSTLITQSSSGLDANHIPLILSAEEGEHGILRGHVARANPVWKDYVATTEVLAVFQGADAYISPSWYPTKQENGKAVPTWNYAVVHASGPLRVIDDAEWLRALVTRLTTHHEAAMAQPWSVGDAPPDYIEKMISAIVGIEIPITKLVGKWKVSQNQPMQNRAGVVDGLLSGAQPNGAAMAALVASKKE; encoded by the coding sequence GTGTACCTACCCAGCCATTTCGCCGAATCCGACCGCCAAGTCTTGCATCGCCTGATGCAAGACTATCCTTTGTCGACACTGATTACGCAATCGTCGTCCGGTCTGGACGCCAATCATATTCCGCTGATCCTGAGCGCCGAAGAGGGCGAGCATGGCATTTTGCGCGGACACGTTGCGCGCGCCAATCCGGTCTGGAAAGACTATGTGGCGACGACCGAAGTACTGGCCGTTTTCCAGGGGGCAGATGCCTATATCTCGCCATCCTGGTACCCCACAAAACAAGAAAACGGCAAAGCCGTGCCGACCTGGAACTACGCTGTAGTGCATGCCAGCGGCCCCTTGCGCGTCATCGATGACGCCGAATGGCTGCGCGCGCTGGTGACCAGACTGACGACGCATCATGAAGCTGCAATGGCGCAGCCATGGTCAGTCGGCGATGCGCCGCCGGACTATATCGAGAAGATGATCAGCGCCATCGTCGGCATTGAAATTCCGATCACGAAACTGGTCGGAAAATGGAAGGTCAGCCAGAATCAGCCGATGCAAAATCGGGCCGGTGTCGTTGACGGTTTGCTCAGCGGCGCACAGCCGAATGGCGCCGCAATGGCGGCGCTGGTGGCGAGCAAGAAAGAGTGA
- a CDS encoding branched-chain amino acid ABC transporter substrate-binding protein: protein MAVGVVASAVSFAGTAQAETVKIAIAGPMTGAVAQYGDMVKAGALTAIEQINAAGGAGGNKFEAVLMDDACEPKQAVAVANKIVSQGIKFVIGHVCSGSTIPASDIYENEGVVMITPSATAPQLTEAKPHKYIFRTIGRDDQQGPAAAKYVVEKLKPKKAAVLHDKQSYGQGVATSVKAGLEAAKIPVVVFEGVNAGDSDYSAVITKLKSQGVDFVYFGGYHPEMGLIMRQAREQGVKAVFMGPEGVGNKDITAIAGPASEGMLVTLPADFAADPANAALVKAFAAQKRDPNGPFQMPAYSGVKVIADAITATKSTDPTKVAAYIHANSFKTPIGTVEYDKKGDLKSFKFVVFTWHKDATKTEAK from the coding sequence ATGGCCGTTGGTGTCGTCGCATCCGCAGTTTCCTTTGCCGGCACAGCCCAGGCTGAAACAGTGAAGATCGCGATCGCCGGCCCGATGACTGGCGCCGTGGCCCAATACGGTGACATGGTCAAAGCCGGTGCGCTGACTGCAATCGAACAAATCAATGCAGCCGGCGGTGCTGGCGGCAACAAGTTTGAAGCCGTCCTGATGGATGACGCCTGTGAGCCGAAGCAAGCCGTGGCCGTGGCCAACAAGATCGTCAGCCAAGGCATCAAATTCGTGATCGGTCACGTTTGCTCGGGTTCGACCATCCCAGCTTCCGATATCTATGAAAACGAAGGCGTCGTGATGATCACGCCGTCGGCGACTGCGCCTCAGCTGACAGAAGCCAAGCCGCACAAGTATATTTTCCGCACCATCGGTCGCGATGACCAGCAAGGTCCTGCCGCCGCCAAGTACGTTGTTGAAAAGCTGAAGCCAAAGAAAGCTGCCGTTCTGCACGACAAGCAATCGTATGGTCAAGGCGTGGCGACTTCGGTCAAGGCCGGTCTGGAAGCTGCAAAGATTCCAGTCGTCGTGTTTGAAGGCGTGAACGCCGGCGACAGCGACTACTCCGCGGTCATCACCAAGCTGAAATCGCAAGGCGTGGACTTCGTCTACTTCGGCGGCTATCACCCTGAAATGGGTCTGATCATGCGTCAGGCGCGTGAGCAAGGCGTCAAGGCCGTGTTCATGGGTCCTGAAGGCGTCGGCAACAAGGACATCACAGCGATCGCCGGTCCTGCTTCCGAAGGCATGCTGGTCACACTGCCGGCCGACTTCGCTGCCGATCCTGCCAATGCTGCTCTGGTCAAGGCTTTCGCCGCACAAAAGCGCGATCCTAACGGCCCGTTCCAGATGCCTGCTTACTCGGGTGTGAAAGTGATTGCCGATGCGATCACCGCCACCAAGTCGACTGATCCGACCAAGGTTGCCGCGTACATCCACGCCAATTCCTTCAAGACACCAATCGGCACTGTTGAATACGACAAGAAGGGCGATCTGAAGTCGTTCAAGTTTGTTGTTTTCACATGGCACAAAGACGCAACGAAGACTGAAGCCAAGTAA
- a CDS encoding Lrp/AsnC family transcriptional regulator, whose protein sequence is MSTITVDRFDLALLAELQRDGHITNSALGQKVHLSTSQISRRVQRLEEAHVIERYTAVLDPAVVGLGVTAFTNVTLDRQGETRGDQFEKAVQSMPEIMECFSITGEADYILRIVAPDLAAFSEFMMTRLLRLPGVTNVKSNITMKQIKHSHVLPLDHVTQPAQSRQRIKFSS, encoded by the coding sequence ATGAGCACTATCACCGTAGATCGGTTTGATCTGGCCTTGCTGGCTGAGTTGCAGCGCGACGGTCATATCACCAACAGCGCCCTCGGCCAGAAAGTGCACCTGTCGACTTCACAGATCAGTCGGCGCGTGCAGCGCCTGGAAGAAGCGCATGTCATCGAACGCTATACTGCGGTGCTGGATCCCGCTGTCGTCGGCCTCGGCGTTACGGCATTCACCAACGTTACGCTCGATCGCCAGGGTGAGACACGCGGTGACCAGTTCGAAAAAGCAGTGCAGAGCATGCCGGAAATCATGGAGTGCTTTTCCATCACCGGTGAAGCGGATTATATCCTGCGCATCGTCGCGCCCGACCTGGCGGCGTTTTCCGAGTTCATGATGACGCGTCTGCTGCGTCTGCCCGGCGTCACCAATGTCAAGTCCAACATCACCATGAAACAGATCAAGCACTCGCATGTGCTGCCCCTGGATCACGTCACGCAACCGGCGCAAAGCCGTCAGCGCATCAAGTTTTCGTCCTGA